One window of Nocardioides dongkuii genomic DNA carries:
- a CDS encoding DJ-1/PfpI family protein, with translation MSTGRTVAILAFDDMEVLDFAGPYEVFNVAGELGEGAPFSVFSVGTTGEPVVGRGGFTVVPMWSLDDAPASDLLVVPGGAGARRLLDDERLLAWVRERAAEVELLMSVCTGALVLGAAGLLRGLPATTHHDAYDELATLSPSTEVRRGQRFVRSSERVLTSAGVSAGIDAALHAVEVLASPRTRDVTVTEMEWGWRS, from the coding sequence ATGAGCACCGGCCGCACCGTCGCGATCCTGGCCTTCGACGACATGGAGGTCCTGGACTTCGCGGGCCCCTACGAGGTCTTCAACGTCGCCGGCGAGCTCGGCGAGGGGGCGCCGTTCTCGGTGTTCTCCGTCGGGACCACCGGGGAGCCCGTGGTGGGACGGGGCGGCTTCACCGTCGTGCCCATGTGGTCCCTCGACGACGCGCCGGCGTCCGACCTGCTCGTGGTGCCGGGCGGCGCCGGGGCCCGCCGCCTCCTCGACGACGAGCGGCTGCTGGCCTGGGTCCGCGAGCGGGCCGCGGAGGTCGAGCTGCTGATGTCGGTGTGCACCGGCGCGCTGGTGCTCGGCGCGGCGGGGTTGCTGCGCGGGCTCCCCGCGACCACCCACCACGACGCGTACGACGAGCTCGCGACCCTCTCCCCCAGCACCGAGGTACGGCGCGGCCAGCGCTTCGTGCGGTCCTCGGAGAGGGTGCTGACCTCGGCCGGCGTCTCGGCCGGGATCGACGCCGCGCTGCACGCCGTCGAGGTGCTGGCGAGCCCTCGTACGAGGGACGTCACGGTCACCGAGATGGAGTGGGGCTGGCGGTCCTGA
- a CDS encoding HU family DNA-binding protein, protein MNKTELRDAIAKEAGLTNAEADRALDATLSAITQAVASGDKVSLTGFGTFEARERSARTGRNPQTGAEIQIAASTAPAFKAGSAFKQAVAGK, encoded by the coding sequence ATGAACAAGACCGAGCTGCGCGACGCCATCGCCAAGGAGGCCGGGCTCACGAACGCCGAGGCCGACCGGGCGCTCGACGCCACCCTGTCCGCGATCACCCAGGCCGTCGCCTCCGGCGACAAGGTCTCGCTGACCGGCTTCGGCACCTTCGAGGCACGCGAGCGCTCCGCGCGCACGGGCCGCAACCCGCAGACCGGTGCGGAGATCCAGATCGCCGCCAGCACCGCGCCCGCCTTCAAGGCCGGCTCGGCGTTCAAGCAGGCCGTCGCCGGCAAGTGA
- a CDS encoding ring-opening amidohydrolase, producing the protein MPSAIEVRKVPIHSVADAGELARLIDDGVMEAARVVAIIGKTEGNGGVNDYTRIIADRAFREVLVEKGADPEQVAHVPIVWSGGTDGVISPHATVFATVPDGTYEPTDEPRLTVGFAMSEVLLPEEIGRTGMITKVADAVRVAMERAGISDPADVHYVQTKTPLLTLSTIADAKSRGEDVFTEDTLYSMDVSNGGTALGIAVALGEIEMPTDEQVLRDRSLYSAVASCSSGVELDRAQVVVVGNATGVGGRYRIGHSVMRDALDQDGLWEAIRVAGLELPERPHPTDLDGRVVNLFLKCEASQDGTVRGRRNAMLDDSDVHWHRQIKAAVGGVAAAVTGDPAVFVSVSAAHQGPDGGGPVAAIVDLG; encoded by the coding sequence ATGCCCAGCGCCATCGAAGTCCGCAAAGTCCCGATCCACTCCGTCGCCGACGCCGGCGAGCTCGCGAGGCTGATCGACGACGGCGTCATGGAGGCCGCACGCGTCGTGGCGATCATCGGGAAGACCGAGGGCAACGGCGGGGTCAACGACTACACCCGGATCATCGCCGACCGCGCCTTCCGCGAGGTGCTGGTCGAGAAGGGCGCGGACCCCGAGCAGGTCGCGCACGTGCCGATCGTCTGGTCGGGCGGCACCGACGGCGTGATCAGCCCGCACGCCACCGTCTTCGCCACCGTCCCCGACGGCACCTACGAGCCCACCGACGAGCCCCGGCTGACCGTGGGCTTCGCGATGAGCGAGGTGCTGCTGCCCGAGGAGATCGGCCGCACGGGGATGATCACCAAGGTCGCCGACGCCGTCCGGGTCGCGATGGAGCGGGCCGGGATCAGCGACCCCGCCGACGTGCACTACGTGCAGACGAAGACCCCGCTGCTCACGCTGAGCACGATCGCTGACGCCAAGTCGCGCGGCGAGGACGTGTTCACCGAGGACACCCTCTACTCGATGGACGTCTCGAACGGCGGCACGGCGCTCGGCATCGCCGTGGCGCTCGGCGAGATCGAGATGCCCACGGACGAGCAGGTGCTGCGCGACCGGTCGCTGTACTCCGCGGTCGCATCCTGCTCGTCGGGCGTCGAGCTCGACCGCGCGCAGGTGGTCGTGGTCGGCAACGCCACGGGCGTCGGCGGCCGCTACCGGATCGGCCACTCCGTGATGCGCGACGCGCTCGACCAGGACGGCCTGTGGGAGGCGATCCGGGTCGCGGGCCTCGAGCTGCCCGAGCGGCCGCACCCCACCGACCTCGACGGGCGGGTGGTCAACTTGTTCCTCAAGTGCGAGGCCTCGCAGGACGGCACCGTCCGGGGCCGCCGCAACGCGATGCTCGACGACTCCGACGTGCACTGGCACCGCCAGATCAAGGCCGCCGTCGGCGGCGTGGCCGCGGCGGTCACCGGCGACCCGGCGGTCTTCGTCTCGGTCTCCGCGGCCCACCAGGGGCCGGACGGCGGGGGCCCGGTCGCCGCGATCGTCGACCTGGGCTGA
- a CDS encoding carbamate kinase: protein MRVLLALGGNAMASAEGRVRPGDQIAAAAVAADAVADLVARGVDVVLTHGNGPQVGNLLVKNEVAAAVVPPVPLDWCGAQTQATLGFVLMNALDAALHERGVDRRTAAVVTRTLVASDDPGFARPSKPVGRYLPAAEAQVLVEHGETWEDRGERGWRRVVASPEPLEVVDLEAIAALVAAGFVTVANGGGGIPVVADEDGRLRGVEAVIDKDLGAAVLAHGLGAGVLVVATDVPNAVLGHGTPAARPVGQVTTAAMRAYAAEGHFAGGSMGPKVEAACRFVEQGGERAVITDLRHITDALDGAAGTVVVPERKP from the coding sequence ATGAGGGTCCTGCTCGCGCTCGGCGGCAACGCCATGGCCAGCGCGGAGGGCCGGGTCCGCCCGGGCGACCAGATCGCCGCCGCGGCCGTCGCGGCCGACGCGGTCGCCGACCTGGTCGCGCGCGGCGTCGACGTGGTGCTCACCCACGGCAACGGCCCGCAGGTGGGCAACCTGCTGGTCAAGAACGAGGTGGCCGCCGCGGTCGTGCCGCCGGTGCCGCTCGACTGGTGCGGTGCCCAGACCCAGGCGACGCTCGGGTTCGTCCTGATGAACGCGCTCGACGCGGCCCTGCACGAGCGCGGCGTCGACCGGCGTACGGCGGCCGTGGTCACCCGCACCCTCGTGGCCTCCGACGACCCCGGGTTCGCGCGCCCGTCCAAGCCGGTCGGGCGCTACCTGCCGGCCGCGGAGGCGCAGGTCCTCGTCGAGCACGGCGAGACCTGGGAGGACCGCGGGGAGCGGGGCTGGCGGCGCGTCGTCGCGTCCCCGGAGCCGCTCGAGGTGGTCGACCTCGAGGCGATCGCGGCGCTGGTCGCGGCCGGGTTCGTCACCGTCGCGAACGGCGGCGGCGGGATCCCGGTCGTCGCCGACGAGGACGGCCGGCTGCGCGGCGTCGAGGCGGTGATCGACAAGGACCTGGGCGCGGCCGTGCTCGCGCACGGCCTGGGCGCCGGGGTGCTGGTCGTCGCCACCGACGTCCCGAACGCCGTGCTCGGCCACGGCACGCCCGCTGCCCGGCCGGTCGGGCAGGTCACCACCGCCGCGATGCGGGCGTACGCCGCGGAGGGTCACTTCGCCGGCGGCTCGATGGGCCCCAAGGTCGAGGCGGCCTGCCGCTTCGTCGAGCAGGGCGGCGAGCGGGCCGTGATCACCGACCTGCGGCACATCACCGATGCCCTCGACGGCGCCGCCGGCACCGTCGTCGTACCCGAGAGGAAGCCCTGA
- a CDS encoding SDR family oxidoreductase has translation MRPHLRPLTLVTGGTRGIGRAVALRLAADGHDLVLGYHSDADAATACADEVAALGATAVLVPGDLTDPDAVDTLFAAAARPLAGVVNNAGATLHLGPLAETPVEVVRRTVDLNLTSALLVARAAVRALGRSYGGAGGVLVNISSGAATLGSPGEYVQYAAAKAGVDALTLGLAQEVAADGVRVVGVAPGIVRTRIHEDAGEPGRLDRVGPLVPLGRAGEPEEVAAVVAFALSDAASYVTGTTLRVAGGR, from the coding sequence GTGCGCCCTCACCTCCGTCCCCTCACCCTCGTCACCGGCGGCACCCGCGGCATCGGCCGGGCGGTGGCCCTCCGGCTCGCTGCCGACGGGCACGACCTGGTGCTCGGCTACCACTCCGACGCCGACGCGGCGACCGCGTGCGCCGACGAGGTCGCCGCGCTCGGCGCCACGGCCGTCCTGGTGCCCGGCGACCTCACCGACCCGGACGCCGTCGACACGCTCTTCGCCGCGGCCGCGCGGCCGCTCGCCGGTGTCGTGAACAACGCCGGCGCGACCCTCCACCTCGGGCCGCTCGCGGAGACCCCGGTCGAGGTCGTCCGGCGCACGGTCGACCTCAACCTCACCTCGGCCCTGCTGGTCGCGCGTGCGGCGGTCCGCGCGCTCGGCCGGTCGTACGGCGGCGCCGGCGGGGTGTTGGTCAACATCAGCTCCGGCGCCGCGACGCTGGGCTCGCCGGGGGAGTACGTCCAGTACGCCGCCGCGAAGGCCGGCGTCGACGCCCTCACACTCGGCCTCGCCCAGGAGGTCGCGGCCGACGGGGTCCGGGTCGTCGGGGTCGCGCCGGGCATCGTCCGGACCCGGATCCACGAGGACGCCGGCGAGCCCGGCCGGCTCGACCGGGTCGGGCCGCTGGTGCCGCTCGGCCGTGCGGGGGAGCCCGAGGAGGTCGCGGCGGTGGTGGCGTTCGCGCTCAGCGACGCCGCGTCGTACGTCACCGGGACGACGCTGCGGGTCGCCGGGGGCCGCTGA